TTTtacactgcctttttttttttttttggcaggaggtggggaaggggcggTGAGAGAAATGGGAACGGAGGCCCTCAGCAGCCAGGACCAGGGGTGACCCACTGGCCAAAGCCGGGGGAGCCAAAGGAGCCCCCAAAATAGCTCCCTGGACCCTGGCTGCACAGCCACATTCCTGCCCAGGCTAGGATTAGAAACAGAAACATTTCGGGGGGTGAAGGGCGGAGCGGGAAGACACTACTCCGTGTGGCTCCAGAGAGCCGCCAGGAGGGATTGTCGTCGTTCTTTCCAGTGCGGACAGTCCTCCCAGAGGAAACTGTTGTCTCTGGGTGGCCCTGGGTGCCGGGCCCCCTGGCAGAGCCGGCAGCCCAAGGCTTGTGCTGGCGGCAGGCCACTCGGGGGACCTCGCGGACTCCCTGGGGACCCGTCACTTCTGATTTGGACACTTTGAACAGGCAACTTTAAAAACGCCCACTGAAGACCTTGAAGGGGTCCTGGCAGCTCCCTTCCCTCTGAGAGTTTGGCGAGGGGGGGGGGTTGAGGGATCCTCCCCATCTGAAGGGCCCTGCCCCCAGGCGGCCAGAAACTGGCCCATCAGCTCTGTGCCCCCGGCACCGCCCTCCTCCAGTCTTTTTCCTGCCATTGAAAGGGGGTTTGGGGGGAGACTGGGCCTAGCTCTTGCTCTGCATAAAGTGGACTGATTCTAGGACtgcactgaacacacacacacgccctccACACCTCCGCGGAAGGGAACAGAGACGCGGTGAAAACGGGGAACTTTAGTATAAATAAGAGGTCCCAGGGGACAGGAAGGGCCCCCCAAGGGGCTTCCATAATTTAACACTCTTCAAAAGCACAAGGAACAgcaagggcagggctggggccagaGGAGGGGTGGGCCGCCCCCTGCCCTGCGCACAGGACGGAGGGGCATactgcagagctggggctcttgTGGGGAGCAGTTTCTCCCCCAGGAGTGACCAGTCACATGCTGGGGACAGGGAGGCTAACACTGATGTCTCGGAGGAAGGGGTCATTGTACTTGGCAGTGGGTGGGGACGAGGTGGAGGCCACACAGGCCACTACATCCCCCCAGTGTCTGGACCAGTCTGAGGGACCATCTACCCCCAAATCTGTGCAGGGCGAGGGACCGGAGCAGTCCATCTGTCATGGTTAGTCTCGTTAATACGTTGATCTGTGAGTTCAGCGGGAAGGGTTACACTAGGAGGCTGGGGGTGTGGTGTGGGGGGACTCCGACATCCACGGCTTCACACCACTGTGCCGCTTGGGGAGTTGCCTGGCTGGGAGGAGATGccctggggaagaggagaggtgaGACAGGCAAGGGTTAGAGACCACCTGGGGTTCTCACCAGTCCCACGGGGAGGGAGCCAGGCTGCTGCTACCCTGGCCTTGCCCCTGAACCCACCCCAAACACCATCAGAGAGGCTGCTGCTCTGGGCTCAGGAACTTAAATATCGGCTAGCTTCCCAGTCCCAGCAAGTGGAACTTTTATACAATAATTAAAGTCCTCATTTGAGCCTGAGCAGAGAggatggggaaggggtgggggagagggaggagggggtaaCTGGGGTCCCCTTctgactgggggggggggggaacctgAGATTCTGGTGGGGAAGAACTTAGGGACAGTCCTACCTCTACCACTGACTTGCTGGGTGACCTGGGCCAACTTCCTTCCCCTGTCTGGGCCTCGGTCTCCTCGTCTGTGAACTAGGGAGATAGAGGGGTCTCTTTCAGGGCTCACCAGCTTCCCCAAATCTCGATGCCCCTGCCTCAGAGACTATGCTTTAAGTTCTAGGGATCCAGGAACCTACAACTCTAAAACTCTTCCAGGGAACCAAGGCACAGCCCTCCCATCTGGCCTCCTGGCCCACGAGCCCGAAGCCCAAGGAGACTCCTGACACCCCAGCTCCCAAGTCACACAGCACCAAGCCCCTACTTCACTCGCTGGGGCCTCTCTGAGCCCCCGAGCCAATCCAGGAGGTGGGCACATCCACCCGCCACCCATCTTCAGGCATCCCTGACCTCAGAGGTGAGAACGGATAGAAAGAGGCAGTGCCTCACTTGAGGTCACACAGGGAGCCAAAGTGCAAGCTGGAACCCCAAGCCTGGATCCCACAGCCCACGCCTCCGGCCATGGGCTTGCATCCCAGGAGTCTGACACCCAGGCTGGAAGCTGGGGCCCACAGGCTTAGTCTTGCCCATAGAGCTGGACCTGCAGCGTTAGAAACATCTCACCATTCCGGTAAGACCTGGCCATGCGGGGCCCACTGACTGCCCTTCAGACAGCTGGCCCCAGTCTCCACCACTCCCAGAGGCTTCTCCTACCTGACCTGCTGCTGATGTTGCCTGACAAGCATTCTAGAAGCCACTCTAAGACCTGGGGAGCCTTTTTCTGGGACAAGATTTCCATGGCTTCCCCAAACCCCAGGGGGCTGGAAGCTGTGCACTAACGAAGCCCTCTGCCAAGGCCCGCCTCCGCCTGGGTCCTGGTGGGCCGGCGAGGAGAGACTCACCGCCTTGCCCGGCCGGGCCCAGGTGCAGATGAGACCCTCCTGGCAGGCAGTGATGATGCAGTCCTCCAGGAAGAGGAGGACCGTGAGCCGCTCCTGGGCGATCTTCTTGCACACCAGCGGCTCCAGCAGCGGCACCTCGTGGATGCGCGGGCAAAGCGCGGTGCCCAGCACCTTGGCGGGGTCCAGCCGGCTTCGGGGGGCGGGACCGCTGGGCTTgtccccgccgcccccgcccccactgccACCCCGGCTGATGTTGCCCAGACTGTGGTAGCGCTTGTGCTCTTTCTCGGCCCCGCGGTCCCGCCGCTCCTGCAACGTGAGCGTGGCGAAGCGGCCGATGCTGAAGGGCGTGCCGGGCTCTGCCGCCGTGCCCGGGCCGCCCGCCTTGCCGCTGCCCGCCGGGTGTGGAAGGCTGTTGGAGCGGGATAGTGAGCGGGGCAGGGGCCCGGGGCCCGGCTCGCCGCCCCTCGAGCCGCTGGCGGTAGGCGGCGTGGTGCCGGGCGTGCCGGGGAGGGTGCGCGTGCGGGCCAGGGGAGGGTGTGGGTAAAGCACGTCTTCGGTGAGGTCCCACAGGCAGAACTGCGTGTCCTGGCCGGCCGAGCCGAAGCGGTAGGTGATGGAGCCGGCCTTGGGCAGCGGGGACAGGGGGGCGCCCCCGCCGGAGCCTGTGCTCCCAGCCtccggctcctcctcctcctcgccaCTCCGCTCCCCGTCGGCGCCcgcggccgccgcctcctccgCCCTCGTGGTGTAGGGGTCGAAGGCCACGGCGTTGACCCAGGACTTGTGGCCGTGGCCCCGGGCCACCACGCGGCCCTCGGCGAAGGACCACACGGTGACCAGGTCGTCTTCACCCCCTGTCACAACGTAGCGCCCATCGGGGCTCCAGCACACGCAGAGCAGGCCCCCAAAGTAGCTCTTCATGAGCCCCCGCAGGAGCATGGAGTCGAAGTGGAAGACGCGCAGGCAGCCATCCTGGCTGACGCAGGCCAGGTGCCGGCCGTCGGGGGAGAAGGCGAACTCGTTGAGGGGCCCCTCGCCCACCGCCCACTTGGCCAGCGGGTTGCGGGGCGCCTTGCTCTTGGCGGCGTAGACGGCAAAGCCCTCGCCCTGCTTCAGCAGGCTATACTGGGGCGGCGCCGAGGCGCACGGGTGGGCGACGTTGTACAGGTACAGGTGGCCGCTGGCGTGGGACGCCAGGAACAGGCTCTCTGACTCGGGCAGCCACTTCAGATACGTCACCTTGGTCTTGTCGATGAGCCGCTACCAGGGGAGAGAGCGCGGTTGGGAGAAGGCCACCCTCCCCTGGCCCACCTCCCCCTGAGCCTGGTTCCCGGCAGAAAGTCATCATCCCTAGCCTGGGTCTCCTGGGAGAGGAGGGGCTGAGGGAAAAGGACAGACACCAGCAcgggaaggcagggggagaaaggcTGTGTGAGGGGCGCTGTAGAGTCTCAATGTCCCTTCTTCGGCAGGAGGGCAGTCCTGCATTCCAGAGCAACGTCTTGTCTAAGCCCCTCTACCATCTTTACCGTGTCGTGCTTAAGGCAAAAAATTGATTCACCGACTATCAGCTCCCCTGGGGGAAGGGACCTTTGCTTATTTGGTTCATTGTTCTGGCCCCACAGCGCAGAGCTACGCAGGTAGGAGCCCTGAAAAGTAGTTCCTGGACTCATCAATGACAACCCCCATCCTATCCGCTGAGCATCTCTGGCTCCTTTTTGTCCTCAGCACTCTCTTCCACACCTGCAAGAAATCCTGTGGGCTGGAGCTTCAAAATTCACCCAGAAATGGACCTGTTCTCATCTCCCTGCCACTGAATCCAACCACCCTGGTCTCAGCCCTCATCAGGCTTGTGATGGCCTAACCGGCCTCCCGGCCACCACTGCCCAGGTCTCTTCTCTACACCATTGCCAGAGAGATGCGATTAAAACCTAAGCCAGCAACCTAGCACTCTCTCCCACTGAACACACATGGCAGCCTTTATCAGGCAGGGCTCCAGAGAGAACCAAGTCTTAAAGCCCTTAGGCATCCAGTGCCTGTAACAAATTAACTTCTTTCCCAGGTATCTAAGTGGATTCCCATTCTGCATTCTCGGGGGAATTTAGAAATCAATCAAATCGTTTCTGCTTTCTATAACTCAGGTGAACCCGGGTGGCAAGCGTCCATGACCTTCCAGACCCTCCATCTCCTCTCCCTTCCGAGCTGTTTCTGAGAACTCCTCTATTACCCTCCCCCTCAACACTGCTCTGGCCACCCAGCCTTTCTGCTCTCCTGCTTTGGGCATCTGTGCTAGCTGTTCCCTCTATGCAGAACGTCCTTCTCCCCAGTAACTTCTCCTGCTTCCTTCAGGCCCTTTATTTCCCTGTCACCTTCCAGCGAGACCTTTCCTAACCTCACCAAGCACTCCCCATTCGCCTCCCCTGCTGGATTTTCATCCACAACTTGCTGACACACAGCATACTTAGGTAGTTGATAACTATCTGTCTCTGCCAGCGAGATGAAAGCTCCACAAACAGAGGGccctctgttttgttcactgagaTATAATACTCCTAGTGCTTAGAGCAAAGTCTGGCAATGAACGAGAATGCTCAGTTAATATTTTGTGAATGGATAAACCAGTCCATTTTTAATCCATTCCCCGTTCAACTCACTTTCCTCTGCCATTCATGCTTTCTGTACATTTGGGACACCCTCTCTGAACACAGGAGAAAGAGAGGACAAGAGTAGTTCTGGACACAGATAAACTCTTCCGCTGACATTGCCCCTTACGCCAGGACTGAGCAATCTCCACATGTGATTTTACAACAGTCCTGTGAGGTAGGGACAGGAATCCCACTTTGCAGtggaggaaaactgaggctcaggaacaGGCACCTTCCCAAAGCCACACAGTGAGCAGATGATGTAGTCCAGAATTTGAAGAACAAGGGCTCTGGCTTCAAACAAATCCCAACCAGTGAccagcctcagttttctaattTGCAGAATGGGTCTCACAATCCTAACCTATTGGTTGATGAAAATGCCAGGAGTAATGTGTCCAGCATAGAGCTAACACCGCACAGGGCCTGGGCACCAGAGGTGCACCTGTTATCGCTGGCTGTCATCAGAGTAACTGCTGTCACCCCCCCCAACGTATCTGTCAGTCCTCCCCCGTCTCTCCCCCATCCTGCCCCCACTCAGGCCGACACTGCTCCCCAGGCAGCTGCAGTCTCACACAAACAGCCTGCGGGTGGGTGGGGCGGGAAGGAGTTGTGAGCCATGGGGCCCCATAATCACCTCCTCGTTGAATAGTTTGCTGGTGTCCTTCTTGATGAGATCCAGGTACTGGACTTGGCCGGCTGAAAAGCCCACCAGCAGGGAGATGGTCTCCGTGGCAGCAGTGAACTGGTTGAAGTCATGGCAGGTGGGCTGAGTGCCCTTATAGATCCGCTTGTCAATTGGCTTGTTGAGGTCAATGGACTTGAGTGGTGGGAGAAAACGAGTTAATGGCTTCTACCactgagaggaaggaagagggtgTTGAGGTTGGGGGGAAAACCACTAAGAGGAAGCAGGGCTAAACCCCTGAGGGAAGTGGGTAGGTGGATGGGTAAatgaggagggaaggggaaacCACAGACAAGAAGGACGACCCAAAACACAAACAGAAGAGAGCGCCAGGCAGGAAGGTTCCCCTGCTGCCACCACATGAGACCACTAAGTGCCTCCTTCCCCAAGTTGGACGCCCCTCCCCACCCAACTTCAGGGACTCTTGCCTACAGTATCAGTGCAGGGTCCCCACAGTTCCTGAGCTTTTATACCTTTCTTGTCCTCCTCCATAATTTCAGCAACTCCCCTAGGTCTTAGCACCACAATATTCCAAGACCACCAAAACTCAGGATCACCCAATCCCCAGAATGCTAAAGCCCAATGTTCCAGGAGTCTCTTCACTCTGGAGTTCCTAAATCTCAGAATTCTCATCACACAGTTCAGGAACCCATTAAATCTCACAGTCCCCCCAAATTTTAGGTGCCTTCATCACCTCTGAGCTCTCAGGATCCCCAACACTTCCGGAGGCCACCATTTACTCCAAGGGTCTCACGTCCTCTAGGACCGACATCACTTTAGAGACACCTGTCATACCTGAGGATATCACCTCCATATTTCCCATCAGCTCCAAGATTCTCATTTCCTCCAGCACTGTCATTAATCTCCAGAACCCCAATTTTCTCTAGAGTCCCATTCACCTTCATGATCCCTATTACCTCTAAGCCCCAGTCACTTCTAGAATCCTCCTTATCTCTGGGCTCCCTAAGTTCCCCGGACAACCCCAGAACGCAATATCCCTGGGTATCACTTATGAGCCTCCAATTCCCAACACCTGCAAAATGCCTGCCAGCCAGAACCCTGGAGGACCCCACAACCATCTCGAattctccatcacctccacaacaGTCACCATCCCAGAAGCCCCACGCATAACCTGGGGATCTCACGTGATCTCAAGGCCTCCCACCACCTCCAGGATGGTCAGCACTCAGGGGGCCTCCACTCACCTTTTAGAACCCTGCATCACCTCCAAGAACCCTTTCCCCCTAGAACTTGTATCACATCCAGGATGCTTGTCTCCGGGCCCTCTGTTATTCAGGTACCCTCCTGTCACTTGTGAATCACCTCAGGGGTCCCCATCCTCTCAGCCTGCACCCAGGGCCCCAAGGTGCAGGCCGCTCACCCGTTGGCTCCCACGGCGACAGCAGCCCGGGTAGAAATAGAGCTCGCGGCCCAAGTTGAAGCAGACGCGGTCTCCCCCGGCGCCCAGCCCCGCGGGCGTGGCTGGCGGCTCCCCGGCCCCGGCGCCGTCGGGCTCCCCGAGACGCACGAGGCTTAGGCGCACAGCAGGCAGCGCGGGCCCGGGACCGGGGCCTGCAGGCGGAGGGGACGGAGCGGGGCCCGCGGCGCCGGGGCCCGAGGCAGAGGCAGGGCCGGGCTGAGGCTGCGGCGGCTGGGGCGGCGCCGGGGTCTGGGCGGAAGCCGGACCCGATCTGCGGGCGGCGCCGTCGCCGGGGAGCAGCTTGTAGAAGCCCTCGCGGGTGCGGAACTGCGACTTGATTTCCGCACAATCCCCCATGGCGGCGCCGGGGCCAGAGCCGCCCTCCGAGCCGCCCGCCGCCATCTTGGgcgcccccccaaccccagccccggACCCCGCTGCTGCCGGACCGCCGCCCGCCGCCGGGCCCCCTGCCGGAAGCCGGGGTCCGCACCGGAAGAGGTGGGGTCGTCGCCCGGGCAACGCCTTTTCGATTGGCAACAGGGTAGGGAGGCGGGACGACCTCCAGCCGTCGCTCCGGTAACGGTTCCGGGTCTGAAGGCGGGGCTACAAGGTGGGCGCGGCCTTCGTGCCTGCGACCATCTAGTGGTTGGCTGTGGGGGCGGGGCCCTCAGGGAAAGAGGCGTGTCCATAAAAGAGCCATAGTCCCTAGCAACGGCACCCTGGGAACCGTTTGCCTAGCAACGGGAGTACCCTCAAGAGAAGGCCTCGTCCACAACTTGTCCTTCCCATGACGTCACAGAAATGACTTCAGGTGACCCTAATGTCTCCTGAAGACTCCCAACATACACCCTCCAATGTTTTCCACTTACATCGAAAGTCCCCGACTGGCCACAGCATCTCcaacccttcctccccacccttgaTGATCCTGCAAATTTCATTGATCTCCAACGTCTCCATAAAACTCCAGTGACTTCATCTGACCTAATACTGATTAATACTAACagcaaaaagaccctgatgctgggaaagactgaaagtaggaggagaagaggacgacagaggatgagatggttggatggcatcaccaactcaatggacatgagtttgagtaagctccgggagttggtgatggacagggaggcctggcgtgctgcagtccatggggttgcaaagagtgagacatgactgagtgattgaactgaactgaacagctccACATTTTCCACCAAACTCCTATATATTTCCACAACCTCACTCACTTCTCCAACACCCACCAAAATTTGATTGATCCCTGCAATACCCTCGGTGTCCCAATAATCCACTGGTAATCCAAAATCTCTTCCTGATCCCAACAGCTCCCTAATAGTCAGTGtccctcccttcctgctcccATCACAGATCTTAAATGAAACTGACAATTTCACTTCAAATCCCACTCCTCTCCTGAGTCATTTTAGGGGCAGCACTGCCATTCCTTCCAGTCACCAGGCTGCAGATTTTGGTGTTTCCCTAGACTTCTGCCATTCCTCTTCACTCCCTGATTACAATCCCCAAGTCTTTTGCATTCTGTCACCTGAATTCCTCTATTCCAGTCCATTCCTCTTTGCAGCCTCCGTTGAAATTCCTCTCCTGCTTGGACTCTCCCTGTATCAGCCTTGTCTCTGCTCTCCCAGACCCATGTCTCACCCTTCTATCTACACTCCACTTGGGATCTAGAGAGGTCTTTCTAAAGCACAAATATGATCAGGGCCGGCCCACCGCTGTTCAAAGCCCATCCCTGGCCTCCCTAGGGCTCTCAGGACAGAGTTCAACCCTAGGTAATCTGTTCCTGTCAACTTCTCTTTCCAGCCTTATCTGTTGCCACTGACTCCTCACACCATGTCTCAAAAATGAGgtttgagcatctaccccaacaCATCACACTCTCTCTCGCTCTTGGATCTTTTCACACCctgttccctctgcttggaaTGCCTTACTACTCTGTTTTTGACTGTTTATGAGCCAGAGCTCAGGAGCTCTGTCAGTCCTCTGGGCTCCCCCATCTGGGCTGTCATTCCCTGAGGAAGGCTCTCCCGTAGAGTATCCAGCCCTGGGAGAGTAAATCTGGGGTCACTTGGTGGCTCCTGTGTCCCCCGCACAGGGCTGGGCTACCCAGGGGCGGCGCTTCAGGAGTTGTTTGATGgccagatgaatgaataaatgaacagatgGGAGAGACTGTGCCGGGCAATGTCTGGGTTCACAGCAAAGTGCTACAGTCCTGTCTCTGAGGTCCTGTCAACAGATGTGGTGAACAAATGATTGAGTGACTCACCCAAATGCCCTGGGGAAATTTTATTTAGAGCAGCTGTCTTCCTCTTCTACCCCTGTCCTCTAGGGGCAGAAAGCAAAcctacagtgaaaaaaaaaaaaatcaagatataacTCTGTATAAGGGAAAACCTGCTGGCTACCTGCTTGAGGAAGGGGGCTAGGGGGCCTCAGTCATCCTGGTCCTCATCCTCATCTTCCTCTtcgtcttcttcctcttcctccgcAGCCGCCAGGGCCTGCTCCTGGGCAGCCTTCAGGGCCTGCTCCTCCTCCACTGTGGGGTCGCTCATCTCTATAGTGTCCGGGCCGCTGGGGTACTCGTGCTGAATGGGGGCTGGCAGGGACGGGTTGAAGTTCTCAGGACTGTACTTGTGGCCCCAGCCGATGTAGATGTTCTCAAATTTCCTGGAAGGGCGGAGAGATGCTGGCGAGGCCTCCCTCAAAGACCCCAGCCTGGACTCGTGTTAAAGGTGGGACCCAATGTAGGCACAGCATGCCTGCAAAGCTGTGGGCGGTAGAGAGCAATG
The genomic region above belongs to Budorcas taxicolor isolate Tak-1 chromosome 18, Takin1.1, whole genome shotgun sequence and contains:
- the DMWD gene encoding dystrophia myotonica WD repeat-containing protein encodes the protein MAAGGSEGGSGPGAAMGDCAEIKSQFRTREGFYKLLPGDGAARRSGPASAQTPAPPQPPQPQPGPASASGPGAAGPAPSPPPAGPGPGPALPAVRLSLVRLGEPDGAGAGEPPATPAGLGAGGDRVCFNLGRELYFYPGCCRRGSQRSIDLNKPIDKRIYKGTQPTCHDFNQFTAATETISLLVGFSAGQVQYLDLIKKDTSKLFNEERLIDKTKVTYLKWLPESESLFLASHASGHLYLYNVAHPCASAPPQYSLLKQGEGFAVYAAKSKAPRNPLAKWAVGEGPLNEFAFSPDGRHLACVSQDGCLRVFHFDSMLLRGLMKSYFGGLLCVCWSPDGRYVVTGGEDDLVTVWSFAEGRVVARGHGHKSWVNAVAFDPYTTRAEEAAAAGADGERSGEEEEEPEAGSTGSGGGAPLSPLPKAGSITYRFGSAGQDTQFCLWDLTEDVLYPHPPLARTRTLPGTPGTTPPTASGSRGGEPGPGPLPRSLSRSNSLPHPAGSGKAGGPGTAAEPGTPFSIGRFATLTLQERRDRGAEKEHKRYHSLGNISRGGSGGGGGGDKPSGPAPRSRLDPAKVLGTALCPRIHEVPLLEPLVCKKIAQERLTVLLFLEDCIITACQEGLICTWARPGKAFTDEETEAQTGEGSWPRSPSKSVVEGISSQPGNSPSGTVV